In one window of Caballeronia sp. TF1N1 DNA:
- a CDS encoding amino acid ABC transporter ATP-binding protein, which yields MMSLVYGRAVARLDMEPPAGLVTMRDVHLSYGTTPVLRGIDLSVKRNQAVSIIGPSGSGKSTILRCINGLSTPERGEVRVNGVDVAALTRDEQKIELRKRIGFVFQQYNLFPHLTALENLTIAPVRVLGTSRAEAEHTARALLAKVRLADKAHAYPGELSGGQQQRVAIARALAMRPELILFDEVTSALDPQTVGEVLNVIGELVDEGLTCVLVTHEMRFAEDISDRVVFTEGGVIVEEGTPAQLFHAPRDERTQRFLDSAGTRVRRTRSRSSLTLASNQS from the coding sequence ATGATGTCTCTCGTCTACGGGCGCGCCGTCGCCAGACTCGATATGGAACCGCCAGCGGGCCTCGTCACGATGCGCGACGTCCATCTGTCGTATGGGACCACGCCCGTGCTGCGCGGTATCGATCTGAGCGTGAAGCGCAATCAGGCCGTATCGATCATCGGGCCTTCGGGCTCGGGCAAGTCGACGATACTGCGTTGCATCAACGGCCTCAGCACGCCCGAGCGTGGCGAAGTGCGCGTAAACGGTGTGGATGTCGCGGCCTTGACGCGCGACGAGCAGAAGATCGAATTGCGCAAGCGCATTGGCTTCGTGTTTCAGCAATACAACCTCTTTCCGCATCTCACCGCGCTCGAGAACCTCACCATCGCGCCCGTCCGCGTACTCGGCACGAGCCGCGCCGAAGCCGAACACACGGCGCGCGCATTGCTTGCCAAGGTGCGTCTCGCCGATAAAGCCCACGCGTATCCCGGCGAACTCTCGGGCGGACAGCAGCAACGCGTGGCCATTGCACGCGCGCTTGCCATGCGGCCCGAACTCATTCTCTTCGACGAAGTGACCTCCGCGCTCGATCCGCAAACGGTCGGCGAAGTGCTGAACGTAATCGGCGAACTCGTGGACGAAGGCCTTACGTGTGTGCTCGTCACGCACGAGATGCGCTTTGCCGAGGACATCAGCGACCGAGTGGTCTTCACCGAAGGCGGCGTGATCGTCGAGGAAGGCACACCCGCACAACTTTTTCATGCGCCGCGCGACGAACGCACGCAGCGCTTTCTCGACAGCGCGGGCACACGCGTGCGGCGCACGCGTTCGCGCTCATCCCTCACGCTAGCATCGAATCAATCGTGA
- a CDS encoding rhodanese-like domain-containing protein produces the protein MPSTFDAVRFIDAETLRQWLNDGRELALLDVREAGQFGEGHPFFAVPFPFSRLELDAPRLLPRADVRIALCDDGANEDAVARRAAARLQGLGYGDIAILQGGTAAWRQAGYTLFRGVNVPSKTFGELVEHEYGTPHVSAAQLQRWRAERGGCPISLIDSRTRDEHRKMAIPGAVCVPNGELAAHIDAFAGSPDTTIVVHCAGRTRSIIGAQTLRNLGIRRDVFALENGTQGWALAGLALEHGSTRSYADIIPSAASAHDEAKARERAQALARRFGVIALDEANANQWRRDTARTTYLLDVRTPEEYARDGLPFAAHAPGGQLVQATDQSVAVRHARLLLIDYDGIRAPVIAHWLVQLGYEAATIDVAIVSKWNTHAPAAAALDRTDLLEEAPSANAIVLDLRSSAAHENGRPVGARWTVRPRVFDTLTALHARLDTPLVLFADAASEASARLVAADLREAGFTDIELAAFGLDAWEQRGLPVDRDAVKLPQETRIDYLFFVHDRHDGNLDSARAYLAWETGLIAQCEPDELAAFKVGRAAELV, from the coding sequence ATGCCTTCAACATTTGACGCCGTGCGCTTCATCGACGCCGAAACGCTACGCCAGTGGCTCAACGACGGCCGCGAACTCGCGCTGCTCGATGTGCGCGAAGCGGGCCAGTTCGGCGAAGGCCATCCATTCTTCGCCGTACCGTTTCCCTTCAGCCGGCTCGAACTCGATGCGCCGCGCCTCCTGCCGCGCGCCGATGTGCGCATCGCGCTATGCGACGATGGCGCCAACGAAGACGCCGTGGCGCGTCGCGCGGCAGCCCGTCTGCAAGGGCTCGGCTACGGCGATATCGCGATCCTGCAAGGCGGCACGGCCGCATGGCGGCAAGCAGGCTATACGCTCTTTCGCGGCGTGAACGTGCCGTCGAAGACCTTCGGCGAACTCGTCGAACACGAATACGGCACGCCGCATGTCAGCGCCGCGCAACTGCAACGCTGGCGCGCCGAACGCGGCGGCTGTCCGATCTCGCTCATCGACTCACGCACGCGCGACGAACATCGCAAGATGGCGATTCCGGGCGCGGTGTGCGTGCCGAACGGCGAACTGGCGGCGCATATCGACGCCTTCGCGGGCTCGCCCGATACGACCATCGTCGTGCATTGCGCGGGGCGCACGCGCAGCATCATCGGCGCGCAGACCTTGCGCAATCTCGGCATCCGTCGCGATGTCTTCGCGCTGGAAAACGGTACGCAAGGATGGGCGCTCGCCGGTCTTGCGCTGGAACACGGCAGCACGCGCAGTTACGCCGACATCATCCCGAGCGCGGCAAGCGCGCACGACGAGGCCAAGGCACGCGAGCGTGCGCAAGCGCTTGCGCGACGCTTCGGCGTGATTGCGCTCGATGAGGCGAACGCGAACCAGTGGCGTCGCGATACCGCACGCACGACCTATCTGCTCGATGTCCGCACGCCCGAGGAATACGCGCGCGATGGTCTGCCCTTCGCCGCCCATGCGCCGGGCGGTCAGCTCGTGCAGGCGACGGATCAGAGCGTGGCGGTGCGTCATGCGCGTCTCTTGTTGATCGACTACGACGGCATCCGCGCGCCGGTCATCGCTCACTGGCTCGTGCAATTGGGCTACGAAGCGGCGACCATCGACGTGGCCATCGTGTCGAAGTGGAATACGCATGCGCCCGCTGCCGCTGCGCTGGATCGAACCGATCTCCTCGAAGAAGCGCCATCCGCGAACGCAATCGTGCTCGACCTGCGGTCGAGCGCGGCGCATGAGAACGGCCGGCCGGTTGGCGCGCGCTGGACCGTTCGCCCGCGCGTCTTCGATACGTTGACCGCCTTGCATGCGCGCCTCGACACGCCGCTGGTTTTGTTTGCCGATGCAGCGTCGGAAGCATCGGCGCGTCTCGTCGCCGCCGATCTGCGCGAAGCAGGTTTCACCGATATCGAACTCGCCGCGTTTGGGCTCGATGCGTGGGAGCAACGTGGCTTGCCCGTGGATCGCGATGCCGTGAAGTTGCCGCAAGAGACGCGCATCGACTATCTCTTCTTCGTGCATGACCGTCATGATGGCAACCTCGATTCCGCGCGCGCGTATCTCGCATGGGAGACGGGGCTGATTGCGCAATGCGAGCCGGACGAGCTCGCCGCGTTCAAGGTCGGCCGGGCGGCGGAACTCGTCTGA
- the metC gene encoding cystathionine beta-lyase codes for MTDERTALATRLMHAGLAGFENGAAPVNMPVVRTSTVRFASSADYERLHKQRHDGEDVATYGRHGTATHRALEAVIGELEGAAHALLAPSGASAITLVFLALLSPGDHVLIQDSVYGPVRERIEPLLARFGIAATYFAAQDGPPRHALRATTRLVYVESPSSFLYEVVDLPAFGAFAREHGLLLAADNTYSAGVLHRPLEHGAHISIQATTKYIGGHSDIMQGAVATNDRALALRLRDTHDALGLAVGADDAYLALRGARTLGVRLAQHARHALALAEYLQTESAVARVYHPALPDDPSHALWRRDFQGANGLVSFAFARGKTPDATRAFVDALRLFSQGASWGGFESLALIAPASRLRVHGYFTEDAPVVRLHAGLEDPADLIDDLRRAFRLTCT; via the coding sequence ATGACGGACGAGCGTACCGCGCTCGCCACGCGGCTCATGCACGCGGGTCTCGCTGGCTTCGAGAATGGCGCGGCGCCGGTGAACATGCCTGTGGTACGCACGAGCACCGTGCGCTTTGCCAGCAGCGCCGACTACGAGCGGTTGCACAAACAACGCCACGATGGCGAGGATGTCGCGACTTACGGCCGTCATGGCACGGCGACGCATCGAGCGCTCGAAGCGGTGATCGGCGAACTCGAAGGCGCGGCGCACGCGTTGCTTGCGCCGTCGGGTGCATCCGCGATTACGCTGGTGTTCCTCGCGTTGTTGTCGCCGGGCGATCACGTTTTGATTCAGGACAGTGTGTATGGCCCGGTGCGCGAGCGCATCGAGCCTCTGCTTGCGCGGTTCGGCATCGCAGCCACTTACTTTGCCGCGCAAGACGGGCCGCCGCGCCATGCGTTGCGCGCGACGACGCGGCTCGTCTATGTCGAGTCGCCGAGTTCGTTTCTGTATGAGGTCGTCGATCTTCCCGCGTTCGGTGCGTTCGCCCGCGAGCACGGCCTCTTGCTCGCCGCGGACAACACGTATAGCGCCGGCGTTCTGCATCGACCGCTCGAACACGGCGCGCATATCTCCATTCAGGCGACGACGAAGTACATAGGCGGACACTCGGACATCATGCAGGGTGCGGTTGCAACGAACGACCGCGCGCTTGCACTGCGTCTGCGCGATACCCACGATGCTCTCGGCCTGGCTGTCGGCGCGGACGATGCCTATCTGGCGCTGCGTGGCGCGCGCACGCTCGGCGTGCGGCTTGCGCAACATGCGCGGCATGCGCTGGCCCTCGCCGAATATTTGCAGACGGAGAGCGCGGTCGCGCGTGTCTATCATCCCGCGTTGCCGGACGATCCGTCACACGCGCTTTGGCGTCGTGATTTTCAAGGCGCGAACGGTCTCGTGTCGTTCGCATTCGCACGCGGCAAGACGCCCGATGCAACCCGCGCCTTCGTCGATGCCCTGCGTCTCTTTTCTCAAGGCGCGTCGTGGGGCGGCTTCGAAAGCCTTGCGCTCATCGCACCTGCATCGCGGCTTCGCGTGCATGGCTATTTCACTGAAGATGCGCCGGTCGTGCGGCTGCACGCGGGTCTCGAAGACCCTGCCGATCTGATCGATGATCTTCGCCGTGCCTTCCGGCTCACCTGTACCTGA
- a CDS encoding amino acid ABC transporter permease, which translates to MVSDRPGAYAGATIAVAALVLWLMAPRDIPGAQLLADFVQWLPALLHGFAINVAVSIGALTFGTVLGVFVGSLSLARGIVGRAARLWVQAFRNAPWLVLIFFTTYVFPFEFDLGGHIVPFPDWLKVVAALALPASANIAEVFRGAVQSIPSTQWDAAGSLAMSRWQILLLIVLPQCMRRMLPPWMNVYAIITMGTALSSLVGIHDVLDTAQIASTTVAHSSFTVLMYMSALALFFVYCYPVTLATRAVERRLRSR; encoded by the coding sequence ATGGTCAGCGATAGACCCGGCGCCTATGCGGGCGCGACCATCGCCGTGGCCGCGCTCGTGCTATGGCTCATGGCGCCGCGCGATATTCCCGGCGCGCAACTGCTTGCCGATTTCGTTCAATGGCTCCCCGCGTTGCTGCACGGCTTCGCAATCAATGTCGCGGTGAGCATCGGCGCGTTGACATTCGGCACGGTGCTGGGTGTGTTCGTCGGTTCGCTCTCGCTGGCTCGCGGTATCGTCGGCCGGGCGGCGCGGCTTTGGGTGCAGGCGTTTCGCAATGCGCCGTGGCTCGTGCTGATTTTTTTCACGACCTATGTGTTTCCGTTCGAGTTCGATCTCGGCGGACATATCGTGCCGTTTCCCGACTGGCTCAAGGTGGTTGCGGCGCTCGCGCTGCCGGCGAGCGCGAATATTGCCGAGGTATTTCGCGGCGCGGTGCAGTCCATTCCCTCCACGCAATGGGATGCCGCCGGTTCGCTCGCCATGTCGCGCTGGCAGATTCTCTTGCTGATCGTGCTGCCGCAATGCATGCGCCGCATGCTGCCGCCGTGGATGAACGTCTACGCGATCATCACGATGGGCACGGCGCTGTCATCGCTCGTCGGCATTCACGACGTGCTCGATACCGCGCAGATCGCCAGCACGACGGTCGCGCATTCGAGCTTCACCGTGCTCATGTACATGAGCGCGCTCGCGTTGTTCTTCGTTTATTGCTATCCGGTGACGCTTGCGACCCGCGCGGTCGAGCGGCGCTTGCGTTCGCGCTAG
- a CDS encoding cysteine dioxygenase, with amino-acid sequence MVTTPSIAPHITQRVDTLVAQTHAILERDGLTRNALANIAAALQTLADQPELFTREAFPPPDPASGDTSTRYRLNPGSDGIALYLNSLLPGKATIPHNHDTWAVIVAVEGSELNRVYRRTDDRSDEDRASVEVDREVLVEPGTPIAFLPDDIHSIHVTGEQPTLHFHLYGRPLETLTGRLGFENGKIVRYNQTHLHHQTQAVG; translated from the coding sequence ATCGTGACGACACCCTCCATCGCCCCTCACATCACGCAGCGCGTCGATACGCTCGTCGCTCAAACGCATGCCATTCTCGAACGCGATGGGCTCACGCGTAACGCGCTCGCCAACATCGCGGCCGCATTGCAGACACTTGCAGACCAACCCGAGCTTTTCACCCGCGAAGCCTTTCCTCCGCCCGATCCGGCCAGTGGCGATACGTCGACGCGCTACCGTCTCAATCCGGGCAGCGATGGCATCGCGCTCTATTTGAACTCGCTGTTGCCCGGCAAGGCGACGATCCCGCATAACCACGACACGTGGGCCGTGATCGTCGCGGTGGAAGGCAGCGAGTTGAACCGCGTGTATCGCCGCACGGACGACCGCAGCGACGAGGACCGCGCGAGCGTCGAGGTGGACCGCGAAGTGCTGGTCGAACCGGGCACGCCCATCGCTTTCCTGCCCGACGATATCCACAGCATCCACGTGACCGGCGAGCAGCCGACGCTGCACTTCCATCTCTACGGCAGGCCGCTCGAAACGCTCACGGGACGTCTCGGTTTCGAAAACGGCAAGATCGTTCGATACAACCAGACGCATCTGCACCATCAGACCCAGGCGGTCGGCTGA
- a CDS encoding ABC transporter substrate-binding protein produces the protein MFRNGKTAALALASCLIATGAHAQVATGDTSQKKIALSNSFGGNAWRQSMLKSWNAVSEQAVKDKKVAAAPAFTTAENQVTEQAQQVQNLILQGYNAIVIDAVSPTALNGTIKKACAAGVVVVSFDGIVDEPCAYRVNFDFKGWAEQGVDFLAQRLNGKGNILEVRGVAGISVDNLMHEGVLEGMKKHPGMKLVGSVYGDWTQSVAQKAVAGILPTLPQVDGVATEGEMSFGIAQAFKAANRPTPPMIIGSTYPELNWWNEQTKTGYQSRSLSNPPGAVSFAFWVAQQVLAGKKIPKEVTINVPLLEISQQELPAKLAATPPGGISDVTYTLPQTVALLDKK, from the coding sequence ATGTTCCGCAATGGAAAGACGGCCGCGCTCGCGCTGGCCTCATGCCTCATCGCAACCGGTGCGCACGCGCAAGTCGCAACCGGCGATACCTCGCAGAAGAAGATCGCGTTGTCCAACAGCTTCGGCGGCAACGCCTGGCGGCAGTCGATGCTGAAGAGCTGGAACGCCGTGTCGGAGCAGGCGGTCAAGGACAAGAAGGTCGCCGCCGCGCCCGCGTTCACCACGGCGGAGAATCAGGTCACGGAGCAGGCGCAACAGGTGCAAAACCTCATCCTGCAAGGCTATAACGCCATCGTGATCGATGCCGTCTCGCCCACCGCGCTCAACGGCACCATCAAGAAGGCATGCGCGGCCGGCGTGGTCGTGGTGTCGTTCGACGGCATCGTCGATGAACCCTGCGCGTATCGCGTCAACTTCGATTTCAAGGGCTGGGCGGAACAGGGCGTCGATTTTCTGGCGCAGCGTCTCAACGGCAAGGGCAATATCCTCGAAGTGCGTGGCGTGGCCGGCATCTCGGTCGACAACCTCATGCATGAAGGCGTGCTCGAAGGCATGAAGAAGCATCCGGGCATGAAGCTCGTCGGCTCCGTGTATGGCGACTGGACGCAATCGGTCGCGCAAAAGGCCGTGGCGGGTATCTTGCCGACGCTGCCGCAAGTGGATGGCGTCGCGACCGAAGGCGAAATGTCCTTCGGTATCGCGCAGGCGTTCAAGGCAGCCAATCGCCCGACGCCGCCGATGATTATCGGCAGCACGTATCCCGAACTCAACTGGTGGAATGAGCAGACGAAAACCGGCTATCAGTCGCGTTCGTTGTCGAATCCGCCGGGCGCGGTGAGCTTTGCTTTCTGGGTCGCGCAGCAAGTGCTGGCAGGCAAGAAGATCCCGAAGGAAGTGACCATCAACGTGCCGCTGCTTGAAATCTCGCAACAGGAATTGCCCGCGAAGCTCGCGGCGACGCCGCCGGGCGGCATCAGCGATGTCACCTACACGTTGCCGCAAACCGTCGCGCTGCTCGACAAGAAGTGA
- a CDS encoding transporter substrate-binding domain-containing protein: MSSAVSLQSSLLFTLKRATLAALTLASISAGTAHADATLDRIDSRHEIVVGVMITGGPFGSIDPATQKLRGFNVDLAQDIAKRLNVNAQLVSVQPSTRVQFLQQGKVDILVANMEFTEQRGEILDHVATPYYQVGGTAITANTSGITRWEDLRGKPVCISQGSSYIKPVVEKYGAIPRAFPGAAESLLALRGGNCVAAVHDAAPLLYPLQQRDPEWRAYRTLQPELAPAPSVIWVRQGEKDTAARIDTFVRDWHRTGWLIDVEAKNGLTPPSPALAQWHTTQVSSK, from the coding sequence ATGTCATCTGCCGTATCGCTTCAATCTTCTCTTCTTTTCACGCTCAAGCGCGCGACGCTCGCCGCGCTGACTCTCGCAAGCATTAGCGCAGGAACGGCGCACGCGGATGCCACGCTCGATCGCATCGACTCGCGTCATGAGATCGTCGTGGGCGTGATGATCACAGGCGGTCCATTCGGTTCCATCGATCCAGCCACGCAAAAGCTGCGCGGCTTCAATGTCGATCTCGCGCAGGACATTGCGAAGCGTCTGAACGTGAACGCGCAACTCGTCTCAGTGCAGCCTTCCACGCGCGTGCAGTTCTTGCAGCAGGGCAAGGTGGACATACTCGTCGCCAATATGGAATTCACCGAGCAGCGCGGCGAGATTCTCGATCATGTCGCGACGCCTTACTATCAAGTGGGCGGCACGGCGATCACGGCGAATACGAGCGGCATCACGCGTTGGGAAGATCTGCGCGGCAAACCGGTTTGCATCTCGCAGGGCAGCAGCTACATCAAACCCGTGGTCGAAAAGTATGGCGCGATTCCGCGCGCGTTTCCCGGCGCGGCCGAGTCCCTGCTCGCGCTGAGGGGCGGCAACTGCGTGGCCGCGGTTCACGATGCCGCGCCGCTGCTCTATCCGCTGCAACAGCGCGATCCCGAGTGGCGCGCGTATCGAACCTTGCAGCCCGAACTCGCGCCCGCGCCTTCGGTGATCTGGGTGCGGCAGGGCGAAAAGGACACGGCCGCACGTATCGATACCTTCGTGCGCGACTGGCATCGCACAGGCTGGCTGATCGATGTCGAAGCGAAGAACGGACTCACACCGCCATCGCCCGCGCTCGCGCAATGGCACACGACGCAGGTGTCGTCGAAATGA
- a CDS encoding ABC transporter permease subunit (The N-terminal region of this protein, as described by TIGR01726, is a three transmembrane segment that identifies a subfamily of ABC transporter permease subunits, which specificities that include histidine, arginine, glutamine, glutamate, L-cystine (sic), the opines (in Agrobacterium) octopine and nopaline, etc.), with protein sequence MAHDAGVVEMTSFAHELIARAQHAGLDYRFLLDSYDRASFVGGIGLSIGIVAATLLGSAIVGVVLLVALRSSSALLEGIARGVIELTRNTPTIVQLYCAFLVLNTLITQHLQAHGADNPLKPFLWVVIVLSINKGAFHAEALRAGFDALPRETLEGADSLGFSRKTRFLRVELPLALRAALPALVNNAVELVKASAIASAIAVGDITYQSIMIWTQRDNVLALMLLILAFFYALTALVNVSGRWIERRLAVPGYGQR encoded by the coding sequence ATGGCACACGACGCAGGTGTCGTCGAAATGACATCGTTCGCGCACGAGTTGATTGCACGCGCGCAGCACGCGGGACTCGACTACCGCTTTCTGCTCGATAGCTACGATCGCGCGTCGTTCGTGGGCGGCATCGGCTTATCGATCGGCATCGTTGCGGCGACGCTGCTCGGCAGCGCAATCGTCGGCGTGGTCTTGCTCGTGGCGTTGCGTTCGAGCAGCGCGTTGCTCGAAGGCATTGCGCGCGGCGTGATCGAACTCACGCGCAATACGCCGACCATCGTGCAACTGTACTGCGCGTTTCTCGTGCTCAATACGCTCATCACGCAGCATCTGCAGGCGCATGGCGCTGACAATCCGCTCAAACCATTTCTGTGGGTCGTGATCGTGCTTTCGATCAACAAGGGCGCGTTTCATGCCGAAGCGCTGCGCGCCGGTTTCGATGCCTTGCCGCGCGAAACGCTCGAAGGCGCGGACTCGCTCGGCTTCTCGCGCAAGACGCGCTTCTTGCGCGTGGAGTTGCCGCTGGCGTTACGCGCGGCGCTGCCCGCGCTCGTCAACAATGCGGTGGAACTGGTCAAGGCATCGGCGATTGCATCGGCTATCGCGGTAGGAGACATCACGTATCAATCGATCATGATCTGGACGCAGCGCGACAACGTACTCGCGTTGATGCTGCTGATACTCGCGTTCTTCTACGCGCTCACGGCGCTCGTCAATGTGTCGGGCCGCTGGATAGAGCGGCGGCTTGCGGTGCCCGGTTATGGTCAGCGATAG
- a CDS encoding sugar ABC transporter ATP-binding protein has translation MSATFDTGNSGGTGHAGKRAALIRFEGIGKTFGRVRALADVDFTFLQGECVGIAGHNGAGKSTLMAVLAGVYEPTQGTIEVDGKHAEGYDANSARDAGVRCVFQELSLCANLTVAENMCVVHPQLHGRGWRRRATALMREKLEEIFPGNGLKGNELVSDLTLTQQQMVEIARGFTVTDAPVRLVILDEPTSSLDAHTADQLLAFVRKAAQSGITCLLITHMLGEIERVADRVMVMRDGGIVSVLGRDDAKRESIIQAMGQHLEADKTPGAVREQNARNDERHFRWTLGAKRETSVDAARGEVVGFAGLAGQGQTEALLAIYEAATNNAKVAFVAGDRARDGVFPVWSIAQNLDLRWLAGGMKRARGLVDLAAAREVVEAWRVKIGIRGASMNAGILSLSGGNQQKVLFARALASNAELILMDDPTRGVDVGTKRDIYQLVHAEAAKGRTFIWYTTENEELSHCDRTYVFRSSHVTRVLHADECTEEALLAASFEEQAA, from the coding sequence ATGAGTGCAACTTTTGATACCGGTAACAGCGGCGGCACCGGTCATGCCGGTAAGCGCGCCGCGCTGATTCGCTTCGAAGGCATCGGCAAGACGTTCGGCCGCGTGCGCGCGCTGGCCGATGTCGATTTCACCTTCCTGCAAGGCGAGTGCGTGGGTATTGCCGGGCATAACGGCGCAGGCAAGTCCACACTGATGGCCGTGCTCGCGGGCGTGTACGAACCGACGCAGGGCACCATCGAAGTGGACGGCAAGCATGCCGAAGGCTACGACGCCAACTCCGCACGCGATGCAGGCGTGCGCTGCGTGTTCCAGGAACTGTCGCTATGCGCGAACCTGACCGTCGCCGAGAACATGTGCGTCGTGCACCCGCAATTGCATGGACGCGGCTGGCGGCGTCGCGCCACGGCGTTGATGCGCGAGAAGCTCGAAGAGATTTTTCCCGGCAACGGATTGAAGGGCAATGAGCTCGTTTCCGATCTCACCCTCACGCAGCAACAGATGGTGGAAATCGCGCGCGGCTTCACGGTGACGGATGCGCCCGTGCGTCTCGTGATTCTCGACGAACCGACGTCTTCGCTCGATGCTCACACCGCCGACCAGTTGCTTGCGTTCGTCCGCAAGGCGGCGCAAAGCGGCATTACGTGTCTGCTCATTACGCATATGTTGGGTGAAATAGAGCGCGTGGCGGACCGCGTGATGGTCATGCGCGATGGCGGTATCGTCAGCGTGCTGGGCCGTGACGATGCGAAGCGCGAATCGATCATCCAGGCGATGGGGCAGCACCTTGAAGCCGACAAGACGCCGGGCGCGGTGCGCGAGCAGAACGCGCGCAATGACGAGCGGCATTTTCGCTGGACGCTGGGTGCCAAACGCGAGACATCCGTCGATGCCGCGCGTGGCGAAGTCGTCGGCTTTGCGGGACTTGCGGGACAAGGGCAGACCGAAGCGTTGCTCGCCATCTACGAAGCCGCGACGAATAATGCGAAAGTCGCTTTCGTGGCGGGCGATCGCGCTCGCGACGGCGTGTTCCCGGTGTGGTCGATTGCGCAGAATTTGGACTTGCGCTGGCTTGCGGGCGGCATGAAACGCGCGCGCGGTCTGGTCGATCTCGCGGCGGCCCGTGAAGTGGTCGAAGCATGGCGCGTGAAGATCGGCATACGCGGTGCGTCGATGAACGCGGGCATTTTGTCGCTCTCGGGCGGCAATCAGCAGAAGGTGCTGTTTGCCCGCGCGCTTGCATCGAATGCGGAACTCATCCTGATGGACGATCCCACACGCGGCGTCGATGTCGGCACGAAACGCGACATCTATCAGCTCGTGCATGCGGAAGCCGCGAAAGGCCGCACGTTCATCTGGTACACGACCGAAAACGAGGAACTGTCGCACTGCGACCGCACTTACGTGTTCCGTTCGAGTCACGTCACGCGTGTGCTGCATGCGGACGAATGCACGGAAGAAGCGCTGCTCGCGGCGAGTTTCGAGGAGCAAGCAGCATGA
- a CDS encoding ABC transporter permease encodes MTPASSNTRANASNPQARLRALLPAISLVAVLVPILVMQPTVMSYFGSSLLLNLAVPIVLATLAQLAIITVNDLDLSIGPFVSLVACIGATLLVKTPWLGALTLVGCVLAYAAVGALIELRQIPSIVVTLGLSFVWSGLAIVLLPSPGGTSPTWLGNAMNYQTPFIAAPIVWSVLIAIIGHLLLMRSSAGVRIRGAGGNPRAMRRFGWSLVRSKATLYGIAGVFGVLSGLSLLGLTTSADANLALRYTLLSIAAVILGGGEFVGGRVSVIGAVLGAITLTLAASFLAFLNISSDWQVGMQGAILIVVLSLRVLLQRGERR; translated from the coding sequence ATGACGCCCGCCAGTAGTAACACCCGCGCCAACGCATCGAATCCGCAAGCACGTTTGCGCGCCTTGCTTCCCGCCATCTCGCTCGTCGCCGTGTTGGTGCCGATTCTCGTCATGCAGCCCACGGTGATGAGTTACTTCGGTTCCAGCCTGCTGCTGAATCTCGCCGTGCCGATCGTGCTCGCCACGCTTGCGCAGCTTGCGATCATCACCGTGAACGACCTCGACCTTTCCATCGGGCCATTCGTGAGTCTCGTCGCGTGCATCGGCGCGACGCTGCTCGTGAAGACGCCGTGGCTCGGCGCGTTGACGCTCGTCGGTTGCGTGCTTGCATACGCGGCTGTCGGCGCGCTCATCGAGTTGCGGCAGATACCGTCTATCGTCGTCACGCTCGGGCTTTCGTTCGTGTGGAGCGGCCTTGCAATCGTGCTCTTGCCGTCGCCTGGCGGGACGAGTCCTACGTGGCTCGGCAACGCAATGAATTATCAGACGCCCTTCATCGCCGCGCCTATCGTGTGGTCGGTGCTGATCGCGATCATCGGTCACTTGCTGCTCATGCGCTCGTCGGCGGGCGTGCGCATTCGCGGTGCGGGCGGCAATCCGCGCGCAATGCGCCGCTTCGGCTGGTCGCTCGTGCGCAGCAAGGCGACACTGTATGGCATAGCGGGCGTGTTCGGCGTCCTGTCGGGTCTGTCGCTGCTCGGTCTCACCACTTCCGCCGATGCCAACCTTGCACTGCGTTACACGCTGCTTTCCATCGCGGCCGTGATCCTCGGCGGCGGCGAATTCGTCGGTGGACGCGTGTCGGTGATCGGCGCGGTGCTGGGTGCGATCACGCTGACGCTCGCGGCATCGTTCCTCGCGTTCCTCAACATTTCGTCGGACTGGCAGGTCGGCATGCAAGGCGCGATTCTCATCGTCGTGCTTTCGTTGCGCGTGCTGCTGCAACGTGGAGAGCGCCGATGA